A DNA window from Acidimicrobiia bacterium contains the following coding sequences:
- a CDS encoding ABC transporter permease, which yields MRYAVRKVLYVIPVLLAVSFLTFLLVNLLPGGPEVAILGANASEENREQVREDLNLDRPLPVRYVDWLGDAVIGDFGQSYITDEEVSTTINERIGNTLYLLIYAQLIALAIGIPLGILAAQRPGGLLDTAASSTAFVFLAVPSFVLAYVLSYLFAYKLGWFPTLFDADARLTSLFLPALSLAAAEAAVYLRILRSDMVATLQEDYITMAKAKGLSRSRILLRHAFRPSTFTLVTLAGLNMARLIGGAFVIENIFAINGIGRLAITSVLKRDYLVVQGVVLVVAVAYVLFNLVIDLLYAYLDPRIRHARALS from the coding sequence ATGCGCTACGCCGTCCGCAAGGTGCTGTACGTCATCCCGGTCCTGCTCGCCGTCTCGTTCCTCACGTTCCTACTCGTCAACCTGCTACCGGGCGGTCCCGAGGTCGCGATCCTGGGTGCCAACGCCTCCGAGGAAAACCGGGAGCAGGTCCGGGAGGACCTGAACCTCGACCGTCCGCTTCCGGTGCGCTATGTCGACTGGCTCGGCGACGCCGTCATCGGCGACTTCGGCCAGTCCTACATCACGGACGAAGAGGTCTCCACGACCATCAACGAGCGGATCGGCAACACCCTCTACCTCCTGATCTACGCGCAGCTCATCGCTCTCGCCATCGGGATCCCGCTCGGGATACTCGCGGCCCAGAGACCGGGTGGACTGCTCGACACGGCGGCGTCGAGTACGGCGTTCGTGTTCCTGGCCGTACCGTCGTTCGTCCTGGCGTACGTTCTCAGCTACCTCTTCGCGTACAAGCTCGGGTGGTTCCCGACCTTGTTCGATGCGGACGCGCGCCTGACGTCGCTGTTCCTGCCTGCGCTGAGTCTCGCTGCGGCCGAGGCGGCGGTCTACCTGCGGATTCTCCGTTCCGACATGGTGGCCACGTTGCAGGAGGACTACATCACGATGGCGAAGGCCAAAGGCCTGTCGCGATCGCGCATTCTGCTCCGCCACGCCTTCCGACCGTCGACGTTCACGCTCGTGACCCTCGCCGGGTTGAACATGGCCCGGCTCATCGGCGGCGCCTTCGTGATCGAGAACATCTTCGCCATCAACGGGATCGGGCGCCTCGCCATCACGAGCGTGCTCAAGCGCGACTACCTCGTCGTACAGGGCGTTGTCCTGGTCGTCGCCGTTGCCTACGTGCTCTTCAACCTCGTGATCGACCTCCTCTACGCGTACCTCGACCCGCGCATCCGTCACGCGCGCGCTCTCTCGTGA
- a CDS encoding ABC transporter permease encodes MGRKPRESASFTEQHDPRELFAEAPAEAYADAVDAVAGVDAALVPDEAVRKRLGAMFWVSVVIFTVIVLVVFLADWLPLQDPDTPDVQAPNAGPSTAHWLGTDQNGRDLLSRVIHGGQVPIIIGFSAAFFGLVIGGLGGLIAGYYRGKTETGIMWATDVALAFPPIVLAMTLVFFWGNDVWQMALILGLISIPPVIRIARANTLIHGQREFVLAAHALGAKRGRILRRDVLPNVMPAMLSFSLIVVAIVIVAEASLSVIGISVDRFTWGQMIVDGSQVIKDDPHVVFVPCAALFLTVLSLNLAGDSLRAYFDVREGGL; translated from the coding sequence ATGGGTAGGAAACCCCGCGAGAGCGCCTCGTTCACCGAACAGCACGACCCCCGGGAGCTCTTTGCGGAGGCGCCGGCCGAGGCCTACGCCGACGCCGTCGACGCCGTGGCGGGTGTTGATGCCGCGCTCGTCCCCGACGAAGCCGTCAGGAAGCGCCTCGGAGCCATGTTCTGGGTCTCGGTCGTCATATTCACCGTGATCGTGCTCGTCGTGTTCCTCGCCGACTGGCTACCGCTCCAGGACCCCGACACACCCGACGTGCAGGCCCCGAACGCCGGGCCGAGCACGGCCCACTGGCTCGGGACCGACCAGAACGGGCGCGACCTCCTCTCACGCGTGATCCACGGCGGTCAGGTCCCGATCATCATCGGCTTCAGTGCCGCCTTCTTCGGCCTGGTGATCGGAGGGCTCGGAGGGCTCATCGCCGGCTACTACCGCGGGAAGACCGAGACCGGCATCATGTGGGCGACCGACGTGGCGCTTGCCTTCCCGCCGATCGTGCTGGCCATGACGCTCGTGTTCTTCTGGGGCAACGACGTCTGGCAGATGGCCCTGATCCTGGGCCTCATCTCCATCCCACCGGTGATCCGGATCGCGCGCGCCAACACGCTCATCCACGGGCAGCGGGAGTTCGTCCTGGCCGCCCATGCTCTCGGCGCCAAACGCGGGCGTATCCTGCGACGCGACGTCCTGCCCAACGTGATGCCGGCCATGCTGTCGTTCTCGTTGATCGTCGTGGCGATCGTGATAGTGGCCGAGGCGTCGCTCTCGGTCATCGGTATCAGTGTCGACCGGTTCACGTGGGGCCAGATGATCGTCGACGGCTCGCAGGTCATCAAGGACGACCCCCATGTCGTGTTCGTGCCCTGTGCCGCCCTGTTCCTGACGGTGTTGTCACTGAATCTCGCGGGTGACAGCCTGCGCGCCTACTTCGACGTGCGCGAGGGAGGACTGTGA
- a CDS encoding ABC transporter ATP-binding protein, translated as MADAVPPYEGDPLLEVDDLRTAFRTERGTVRAVDGVTFSLERGRTLGVVGESGSGKTVLSRSIMGLLPRHNVVRSGSVRFEGSEIASLNSKELRAFWGPQMAMVFQDPMTSLNPVMKIGKQITESLRTHLDVSRSYADETAVNLLRSVGIPEPERRMSEYPHQLSGGMRQRVTIAVALACGPKLLFADEPTTALDVTVQAQILDLLDEQQRERYMAVILVTHDLGVVAGRADDIAVMYAGRIVEKAPTRILFSEIRMPYTEALVRSIPRLANHSHTRLPVIGGRPPDLVSPPAGCRFAPRCAYAQDRCREEEPPLRPAETAGHEFRCWFPVGTPEGTEALARNRAGAGSAGEVA; from the coding sequence ATGGCGGACGCTGTGCCCCCGTACGAGGGGGATCCCCTCCTCGAGGTCGATGACCTGCGGACCGCCTTCCGGACCGAGCGCGGAACGGTGCGGGCCGTCGACGGTGTCACGTTCAGTCTCGAGCGCGGTAGGACCCTCGGCGTTGTCGGCGAGTCGGGGTCGGGCAAGACGGTCCTGTCGCGGTCCATCATGGGACTTCTCCCGCGCCACAACGTTGTGCGGAGCGGCTCGGTCCGCTTCGAGGGAAGCGAGATCGCCTCCTTGAACTCGAAGGAGCTGCGCGCCTTCTGGGGCCCGCAGATGGCCATGGTCTTCCAGGACCCGATGACCTCGCTCAACCCGGTGATGAAGATCGGCAAGCAGATCACCGAGTCCCTGCGGACCCACCTGGACGTCTCGCGGTCCTACGCCGACGAAACCGCCGTCAATCTCCTTCGCTCCGTCGGGATCCCCGAGCCCGAACGGCGGATGAGCGAGTACCCCCACCAGCTCTCCGGTGGAATGCGCCAGCGCGTGACGATCGCCGTGGCACTCGCGTGCGGGCCGAAGCTCCTCTTCGCCGACGAACCCACCACGGCGCTCGACGTGACCGTCCAGGCCCAGATTCTCGACCTCCTCGACGAGCAGCAGCGCGAGAGGTACATGGCGGTGATCCTCGTCACTCACGATCTGGGCGTGGTGGCGGGCCGCGCCGACGACATCGCTGTGATGTACGCGGGCCGGATCGTCGAGAAGGCACCCACGCGGATCCTCTTCTCGGAGATACGGATGCCCTACACCGAGGCCCTCGTACGTTCCATCCCCCGACTGGCCAACCACAGCCACACGCGACTCCCCGTGATCGGCGGACGTCCCCCCGACCTGGTCAGCCCGCCGGCGGGCTGCCGCTTCGCTCCGCGTTGCGCGTACGCCCAGGACCGCTGCCGCGAGGAGGAGCCCCCACTTCGCCCCGCCGAGACGGCCGGGCACGAGTTCCGGTGCTGGTTCCCGGTCGGGACGCCCGAGGGCACCGAAGCGCTGGCCCGCAACAGGGCGGGCGCAGGGTCGGCCGGCGAGGTGGCCTGA
- a CDS encoding ATP-binding cassette domain-containing protein produces the protein MAGSGTAHLRSDDAFLVAEHLTVEFPVGRSGLVVHAVSDVSIDVAEGETLGLVGESGCGKSTTGRAMLQLPAPTSGSVRFEGTELTELSGEALRRFRPRLQMIFQDPISSLNPRRRVGDIVGEPLKIWTDMSTDERSRRVAATLETVGLDPEEAIRRRPHEFSGGQCQRISIARALVMDPKLIICDEPVSALDVSVQAQILNLLEDMKQRYGLTLVFIAHDLAVVKNVSDRVAVMYLGKLCEIAASDDLYAEPLHPYTAALMSAIPVPDPDVRQDAVEAFGSEIPSPVTPPSGCRFRTRCPKAQERCAREEPEIHHAGDDHYVACHFPLEPGEMDRLANTPPGRSGTGDRPR, from the coding sequence ATGGCGGGCAGTGGGACCGCACATCTCCGCTCTGACGACGCTTTCCTCGTGGCCGAGCACCTCACGGTGGAGTTCCCCGTGGGGCGTTCGGGTCTCGTCGTCCATGCCGTGTCCGATGTCAGCATCGACGTGGCCGAGGGCGAGACGCTCGGCCTCGTCGGCGAGTCGGGCTGCGGGAAGTCGACCACGGGGCGGGCAATGCTCCAGCTCCCGGCGCCGACATCGGGAAGCGTCCGTTTCGAGGGAACCGAGCTCACGGAACTGTCGGGCGAGGCGCTGCGCCGATTCCGTCCGCGTCTCCAGATGATCTTCCAGGACCCGATCTCGTCGCTGAATCCCCGTCGCCGCGTCGGTGACATCGTCGGGGAGCCACTGAAGATCTGGACCGACATGTCGACCGACGAGCGCTCTCGTCGTGTCGCCGCGACACTCGAGACTGTCGGCCTCGACCCCGAGGAAGCCATACGGCGCCGACCCCACGAGTTCTCCGGGGGCCAGTGCCAGCGAATCTCCATCGCCCGCGCTCTCGTGATGGACCCCAAGCTGATCATCTGCGACGAACCTGTCTCGGCGCTCGACGTGTCGGTTCAGGCGCAGATCCTGAACCTTCTCGAGGACATGAAGCAGCGCTACGGGCTGACGCTCGTGTTCATCGCGCACGACCTCGCCGTCGTGAAGAACGTCAGCGACAGGGTCGCCGTGATGTACCTCGGGAAGCTGTGTGAGATCGCCGCGTCCGACGATCTCTACGCCGAGCCGCTGCACCCCTACACCGCCGCCCTGATGTCGGCCATCCCCGTCCCCGATCCCGACGTACGCCAGGACGCCGTGGAGGCGTTCGGCTCGGAGATCCCGTCACCGGTCACGCCCCCCAGCGGGTGCCGTTTCAGGACACGTTGTCCGAAGGCGCAGGAACGCTGCGCACGCGAGGAGCCCGAGATCCACCACGCGGGGGATGACCACTACGTGGCGTGCCACTTCCCGCTCGAGCCCGGCGAGATGGACAGGCTCGCCAACACCCCGCCCGGTCGATCCGGCACCGGAGATCGCCCGCGCTGA
- a CDS encoding lipase family protein yields the protein MVRRLVSLLVALALVAVACDSGGTASDDDVGAASGDPAVPEGDLYLPPEPLPDGAPGELIWAEEVDAPPDAQAWRVLYHSESIEGDDVAVSGVVVAPDGAAPDGGRPVVTWAHGTVGLADGCAPSKEASVSETIPGLQEMLDAGYVAVATDYEGLGTPGVHPFLVGESEGRGVLDIARAAQHIDDAGAGDEVAIWGMSQGGHAALFAGQIAPGYAPDLDVVGVAAGAPVGNLPLLLDVASSVPDFVGFVVMGGMGFAAAYPEADVDAVLTPQGREDAVVVEEQCAAEVLEAFAGPVEETIAQNPMDVPPWPALLEENTPGAVATDAPIHVFQGSEDALVPEFVTDEYVGRVCELGSVVELVIYPGADHSGVFEPALGENLTWIAERFAGGDAADTCPS from the coding sequence ATGGTCCGGCGACTCGTCTCCCTCCTCGTCGCGCTCGCTCTCGTGGCGGTGGCCTGTGATTCAGGTGGTACCGCGTCCGACGACGACGTCGGGGCCGCCTCAGGCGACCCCGCGGTGCCCGAGGGTGATCTCTACCTGCCGCCGGAGCCGCTGCCCGACGGGGCGCCCGGTGAGCTCATCTGGGCGGAGGAGGTCGACGCGCCACCCGATGCACAGGCGTGGAGGGTGCTCTACCACTCGGAGTCGATCGAGGGCGACGACGTCGCGGTGTCCGGAGTCGTCGTGGCTCCCGACGGTGCGGCTCCCGACGGTGGGCGACCCGTTGTCACGTGGGCACACGGGACCGTGGGCCTCGCCGACGGGTGTGCGCCGAGCAAAGAAGCATCCGTGTCGGAGACGATTCCCGGCCTCCAGGAGATGCTCGATGCGGGCTACGTGGCGGTGGCCACAGACTACGAAGGGCTCGGCACTCCGGGCGTGCACCCGTTCCTCGTGGGCGAGAGCGAGGGTCGGGGTGTCCTCGACATCGCACGTGCGGCGCAGCACATCGATGACGCGGGCGCCGGCGACGAGGTGGCGATCTGGGGGATGTCCCAGGGTGGCCACGCCGCGCTCTTCGCCGGCCAGATCGCGCCCGGGTACGCCCCGGATCTCGACGTTGTGGGTGTGGCCGCCGGAGCACCGGTGGGCAACCTGCCGCTCCTGCTCGACGTCGCCTCGTCGGTTCCCGACTTCGTCGGCTTCGTCGTGATGGGCGGTATGGGTTTCGCCGCCGCCTACCCCGAGGCCGACGTCGACGCCGTTCTCACGCCGCAGGGACGTGAGGACGCCGTCGTCGTGGAGGAGCAGTGTGCGGCCGAGGTTCTCGAGGCCTTCGCCGGGCCCGTCGAGGAGACCATCGCACAGAATCCCATGGATGTTCCTCCGTGGCCCGCGCTGCTGGAGGAGAACACACCCGGTGCCGTCGCCACCGACGCGCCGATCCACGTGTTCCAGGGCAGTGAGGACGCCCTGGTCCCCGAGTTCGTGACCGACGAGTACGTCGGCCGGGTGTGTGAGCTCGGCAGCGTCGTGGAGCTCGTCATCTACCCGGGTGCCGACCACTCGGGTGTCTTCGAGCCCGCATTGGGCGAGAATCTCACCTGGATCGCCGAGCGCTTCGCCGGAGGCGACGCCGCCGACACCTGCCCGTCCTGA
- a CDS encoding alpha/beta hydrolase, which translates to MPSAAVAEWERAGSRRRLLGHDIFVLDRAARNAESGPPVLVLHGYPTCSFDWRHVLGALCAHRRVVLLDFLGFGLSDKPDVPYSLFHQADIVEALVAELGLTEIALVTHDMGDSVGGEVLARQIDGDSALRVAERIVTNGSIYIDDAQLTVGQQLLLELPDEPIDPEVGPTEEMFCSGLASTFSPDFPPDAEELGAQWELVSRGDGHRLLARIIRYIPERRTHEHRWTGAIEHHDSPLRIVWGDADPVAVYDMAQRLSAAVPTAELVTLEGVGHYPMIETPGRFADAVVAGLR; encoded by the coding sequence GTGCCCTCGGCGGCGGTGGCGGAGTGGGAGCGGGCCGGGAGCCGTCGGCGCCTGCTCGGCCACGACATCTTCGTTCTCGACCGGGCCGCGCGGAATGCGGAATCGGGGCCTCCCGTGCTCGTGCTCCACGGATACCCGACGTGCTCGTTCGACTGGCGACACGTACTCGGAGCCCTCTGCGCCCACCGCCGGGTCGTGCTTCTCGACTTCCTCGGTTTCGGGCTTTCCGACAAGCCCGACGTGCCCTACTCGCTTTTCCATCAGGCAGACATCGTGGAGGCGTTGGTCGCCGAGCTCGGGCTCACGGAGATCGCTCTCGTCACCCACGACATGGGTGATTCAGTGGGTGGGGAGGTGCTGGCGCGCCAGATCGACGGCGACAGCGCGCTGCGCGTCGCGGAGCGCATCGTCACGAACGGGTCGATCTACATCGACGACGCACAGCTCACCGTCGGCCAGCAATTGCTGCTGGAACTCCCCGACGAGCCCATCGACCCCGAGGTGGGCCCCACCGAGGAGATGTTCTGCTCCGGTCTGGCGTCGACGTTCTCGCCCGACTTCCCTCCCGACGCGGAGGAGCTCGGCGCACAGTGGGAGCTGGTGTCGCGCGGCGACGGTCACCGGCTCCTGGCCCGCATCATCCGCTACATCCCCGAGAGGCGTACCCACGAGCACCGGTGGACCGGTGCCATCGAGCATCACGACTCGCCGCTTCGGATCGTGTGGGGCGATGCCGACCCCGTCGCCGTGTACGACATGGCACAGAGGTTGTCGGCGGCCGTCCCCACAGCGGAGCTCGTCACCCTGGAGGGTGTGGGGCACTACCCGATGATCGAGACCCCGGGACGCTTCGCGGACGCCGTCGTCGCAGGCCTGCGTTGA
- a CDS encoding M3 family oligoendopeptidase gives MASTTNTESVPANADRPDDSDLSAADVAWDLEPLVDGRGTSGVDGLLDVAQRAAEELEGFRGRIAELDAEELAELMAALGSLEELVGRAGSYASLAYSVDTADPEAGALMQRFEERATAIQTTLVFIELEWAAVDDERASTLLADDRLAFCRHHLESTRRYRPHLLSEPEEILLSEKAVTGRSAWTRLFDELTSAVEVDLEGSPVSLEEGLSRLASPVRSDRRQAADAVSAALEPGLRTRVFVYNTLLADKATDDRLRRYPNWISSRNLSNEASDESVAALIDAVTNRYDIPQRWYSLKAELLGLNRLADYDRMASVVDEDARFGWAEASSIVLDAYTSFSEEMAGVAQRFFHENWIDAPVRAGKRPGAFCAYTVPSRHPYVLLNWTGRRRDVLTLAHELGHGIHAYLARPQGVFHQSTPLTLAETASVFGETVTFGRLLAETTDPRDRLALLAESLEGQIATVFRQIAMNRFEDAAHTARREEGELSPERFAQLWTSTQTDMLGDTVEITEGYRNWWSYVPHFMGTPGYVYAYAYGQLLALSVYRRYEEQGDGFVPDYVRLLAAGGSMAPEDLGRIVGVDLADPTFWEGGLAIVERQLAAAEEAARVVMES, from the coding sequence ATGGCCAGCACCACGAACACGGAGTCCGTGCCCGCGAACGCCGACCGTCCCGACGACAGCGATCTCTCGGCCGCCGACGTGGCATGGGATCTCGAGCCCCTCGTCGACGGGCGTGGGACGTCGGGGGTCGACGGTCTTCTCGACGTTGCGCAACGCGCCGCGGAGGAGCTCGAAGGATTCCGGGGCCGGATCGCCGAGCTCGACGCGGAGGAGCTCGCCGAGCTGATGGCAGCGCTCGGGTCACTCGAGGAGCTCGTCGGACGGGCCGGTTCGTACGCCAGCCTCGCCTACAGCGTCGACACAGCGGACCCGGAAGCGGGTGCGCTGATGCAACGCTTCGAGGAACGTGCCACGGCCATCCAGACGACGCTCGTCTTCATCGAGCTCGAATGGGCGGCGGTCGACGACGAGCGCGCCTCGACCCTCCTGGCCGACGACCGGCTCGCCTTCTGCCGGCACCACCTGGAGTCGACCCGGAGGTATCGCCCACACCTGTTGTCCGAGCCCGAGGAGATCCTGCTGTCGGAGAAGGCCGTCACAGGCCGCAGCGCGTGGACCCGCCTCTTCGACGAGCTCACCTCCGCTGTCGAGGTCGATCTCGAGGGCTCCCCGGTGTCACTGGAGGAGGGGCTTTCGCGTCTGGCTTCCCCCGTGCGTTCGGATCGCCGCCAGGCAGCCGACGCCGTGTCGGCAGCACTCGAGCCGGGTCTTCGCACGCGCGTCTTCGTGTACAACACACTGCTGGCCGACAAGGCCACCGACGACAGACTGCGCAGGTATCCGAACTGGATCTCGTCGCGGAACCTGTCGAACGAGGCCTCGGACGAGTCGGTCGCGGCGCTGATCGACGCCGTCACGAACCGTTATGACATCCCGCAACGCTGGTACTCGCTGAAGGCCGAGCTCCTGGGGCTCAACCGGCTCGCCGACTACGACAGGATGGCGTCGGTCGTCGACGAGGACGCACGCTTCGGGTGGGCCGAGGCGAGCTCCATCGTCCTCGACGCCTACACCTCCTTCTCCGAGGAGATGGCGGGAGTGGCGCAGCGCTTCTTCCACGAGAACTGGATCGACGCACCGGTGCGCGCGGGGAAGAGGCCAGGGGCCTTCTGCGCCTACACCGTCCCGTCCCGGCATCCCTACGTGCTCCTGAACTGGACGGGACGCCGTCGCGACGTGCTCACCCTCGCCCATGAGCTCGGCCACGGTATCCATGCGTACCTGGCACGGCCGCAAGGTGTCTTCCACCAGTCGACACCGCTCACCCTGGCCGAGACGGCCTCGGTGTTCGGCGAGACCGTCACGTTCGGCCGGCTCCTGGCCGAGACCACCGACCCGCGCGACCGTCTCGCTCTCCTGGCGGAGAGCCTCGAGGGCCAGATCGCCACCGTGTTCCGCCAGATCGCCATGAACCGATTCGAGGACGCCGCCCACACCGCACGTCGCGAGGAGGGGGAGCTCTCACCGGAACGGTTCGCGCAGCTGTGGACCTCGACTCAGACCGACATGCTCGGCGACACCGTCGAGATCACCGAGGGCTACCGCAACTGGTGGTCGTACGTCCCGCACTTCATGGGGACCCCCGGCTACGTCTACGCGTACGCCTACGGCCAGCTCCTGGCCCTCTCGGTGTACCGGCGCTACGAGGAGCAGGGAGACGGGTTCGTCCCCGACTACGTGCGGCTCCTGGCGGCCGGTGGGTCGATGGCGCCCGAGGACCTCGGCCGCATCGTCGGCGTCGATCTGGCGGACCCGACCTTCTGGGAGGGCGGCCTGGCGATCGTGGAGCGACAACTCGCCGCCGCCGAGGAGGCCGCTCGGGTCGTGATGGAGAGCTGA
- the msrB gene encoding peptide-methionine (R)-S-oxide reductase MsrB: protein MSEHRKSPSISKSDDEWRHQLTPEQFAVTRQGGTEPAFTGEYWNTKDDGVYRCICCDEELFHSDTKFDSGTGWPSFFQPIDEEKLLLETDTSHGTVRTEVRCRICDAHLGHVFPDGPEPTGRRYCMNSASLRLEG from the coding sequence GTGAGCGAGCACCGGAAGTCCCCCTCGATCTCCAAGTCGGACGACGAATGGCGCCACCAGCTCACACCCGAGCAGTTCGCCGTCACCCGACAGGGCGGCACCGAGCCCGCATTCACCGGTGAGTACTGGAACACCAAGGACGACGGCGTCTACCGCTGCATCTGCTGCGACGAGGAGCTCTTCCACTCCGACACGAAGTTCGACTCCGGCACGGGCTGGCCGAGCTTCTTCCAGCCGATCGACGAGGAGAAGCTCCTTCTCGAGACCGACACGTCCCACGGGACGGTCCGCACCGAGGTGCGCTGCCGGATCTGCGACGCCCACCTCGGTCACGTGTTCCCCGACGGACCGGAGCCCACTGGCCGGCGTTACTGCATGAACTCGGCCTCGCTACGACTCGAGGGCTGA
- a CDS encoding DNA recombination protein RmuC: MGAILMALVAVVALVAVAVAVTVAVRATRSRDDLERLTEEARLAAMAQHEELVASRDAAVDRALEHAVAQLAETNRAQFEAQSAAQLSSGTAALEQRKTLIDRELATMKGELEKVGELMHSLERDREKKFGEIGQLLEAQSKGLSDLNATTESLGRTLSGPKSRGQWGERMAEDVLAHAGLLENVNFHKQRRIPSGEVPDFTFLLPNDLLLHMDVKFPFDNLRKASETDSEIEARKCRDAFRRDVRDRVKELAGRGYVDTSTTVDCVLLFIPSDELYAFIQQDDPDLVDEALKRRVVLCSPLTLFPVLAIVRQSVDNFRLERTSHEILQRLTGFQAQWEKFSGQVEKVGDRITAAGKAFDELNGVRRRGMEKELARIEELRTQVEPPDGESREGLTRPDSGPDEPPLALRA, encoded by the coding sequence ATGGGCGCGATTCTGATGGCACTCGTGGCGGTGGTGGCGCTGGTGGCGGTGGCTGTAGCCGTCACCGTGGCCGTGCGTGCCACGCGCTCGCGCGACGACCTCGAGCGTCTCACCGAGGAGGCCCGACTCGCCGCCATGGCACAGCACGAGGAGCTCGTGGCGTCGCGCGACGCCGCGGTCGACCGGGCTCTCGAGCACGCCGTGGCCCAGCTCGCCGAAACGAACCGTGCGCAGTTCGAGGCCCAGTCGGCGGCGCAGCTGTCGTCGGGTACGGCGGCCCTGGAGCAGCGCAAGACCCTCATCGACCGGGAGCTCGCCACCATGAAGGGCGAGCTGGAGAAGGTCGGCGAGCTGATGCACTCCCTGGAGCGCGACCGCGAGAAGAAGTTCGGCGAGATCGGTCAGCTCCTGGAGGCGCAGAGCAAGGGCCTGTCGGATCTGAACGCCACCACCGAGAGTCTGGGGCGAACCTTGTCGGGCCCGAAGAGCCGCGGTCAGTGGGGTGAGCGCATGGCCGAGGACGTCCTCGCCCACGCGGGGCTCCTGGAGAACGTGAACTTCCACAAGCAGCGCCGGATCCCGAGCGGGGAGGTCCCCGACTTCACCTTCCTGCTGCCCAACGACCTGCTGCTCCACATGGATGTGAAGTTCCCCTTCGACAACCTCCGCAAGGCCTCCGAGACCGATTCGGAGATCGAGGCCCGGAAGTGCCGCGACGCCTTCCGCCGCGACGTGCGGGACCGTGTCAAGGAGCTCGCCGGTCGTGGCTACGTCGACACGTCCACCACTGTCGACTGCGTGCTGCTGTTCATCCCCAGCGACGAGCTCTACGCCTTCATCCAGCAGGACGACCCCGACCTGGTCGACGAGGCCCTGAAGCGCCGTGTCGTGCTGTGCTCACCGCTCACCCTGTTCCCGGTCCTGGCCATCGTGCGCCAGTCCGTCGACAACTTCCGCCTCGAGCGCACATCCCACGAGATCCTCCAGCGGCTCACGGGCTTCCAGGCCCAGTGGGAGAAGTTCAGCGGGCAGGTGGAGAAGGTGGGCGACAGGATCACCGCCGCCGGCAAGGCCTTCGACGAGCTCAACGGCGTACGCCGCCGCGGGATGGAGAAGGAGCTCGCCAGGATCGAGGAGCTGCGCACACAGGTGGAGCCGCCCGACGGAGAGTCCCGGGAGGGCCTCACGCGACCCGACTCCGGGCCCGACGAGCCCCCGCTGGCCCTGCGGGCCTGA